From one Anopheles bellator chromosome 1, idAnoBellAS_SP24_06.2, whole genome shotgun sequence genomic stretch:
- the LOC131205817 gene encoding hippocampus abundant transcript 1 protein isoform X3: protein MTKKSLRKPIMVLRSRKTAIIKDGVITSSGIGEPSVYHALVVIFLEFFAWGLLTMPVINVLNQTFPDHTFLMNGLVMGIKGILSFLSAPLIGALSDVWGRKFFLLITVFFTCAPIPLMSINSWWFFAMISISGVFAVTFSVVFAYVADVTTVEDRSRAYGLVSATFAASLVISPALGAYLNDKYSEPLIVALATAIAVLDVFFILVAVPESLPEKVRPSSWGAPISWEQADPFAALRKVGLDQTILMQCVTVLLSYLPEAGQYSCIFVYLKLKMHFSSIDVSIFIAVVGILSILTQVILGDLMKALGAKRTIIIGLLFEMLQLLWYGFGSQTWMMWAAGILASLASITYPAISAFVSIHSNPDQQGVVQGMVTGMRGLCNGLGPAMFGVIFYVFHVDLNDEHNVPAAAGGHALNGLGYSQLMPGPPFVFGALMVICAIAVAAFIPEVPSDNIRRPSGEKKRLSLDVDYEYERGRKVAGPLSPLMHQDSAQL from the exons ATGACGAAAAAATCGTTAAGAAAACCCATCATGGTGCTCCGAAGCCGTAAAACGGCCATCATAAAGGACGGCGTGATAACG AGTTCCGGCATCGGTGAGCCGAGCGTGTATCATGCCTTAGTAGTCATATTTTTGGAATTCTTCGCCTGGGGCCTGCTCACGATGCCCGTGATAAAT GTCCTCAATCAAACCTTCCCGGACCACACCTTCCTCATGAACGGGCTGGTGATGGGCATCAAGGGTATCCTGTCGTTCCTGAGTGCACCGCTCATCGGCGCCCTGTCGGACGTGTGGGGCCGGAAGTTTTTCCTGCTCATCACGGTGTTCTTCACCTGCGCTCCGATACCGCTGATGTCGATCAACTCGTG GTGGTTCTTTGCAATGATCTCAATCAGTGGCGTGTTCGCGGTAACGTTTTCGGTTGTGTTTGCGTACGTGGCTGACGTGACCACGGTAGAGGATCGGTCACGAGCCTACGGTCTGGTGTCGGCCACGTTTGCTGCCAGCTTA GTTATTTCACCCGCCCTGGGGGCGTATCTGAACGATAAGTACTCGGAGCCGCTGATCGTGGCCCTCGCGACTGCCATCGCCGTGCTGGATGTGTTCTTCAttctggtggcggtgccggaAAGTTTACCGGAGAAGGTTCGCCCCAGCTCGTGGGGGGCACCGATCAGCTGGGAGCAGGCAGATCCGTTTGCG GCACTCCGTAAGGTTGGTCTCGATCAAACGATCCTGATGCAGTGCGTCACGGTGCTGCTGTCGTATCTGCCCGAAGCTGGACAATATTCGTGCATCTTCGTCTATCTGAAGCTCAAGATGCACTTCAGCTCGATCGACGTGTCGATCTTCATTGCCGTCGTCGGTATACTAAGTATACTGACGCAGGTCATCCTAGGCGATCTAATGAA GGCACTTGGTGCGAAGCGTACAATAATAATAGGATTACTGTTCGAAATGTTGCAGCTTCTGTGGTACGGCTTTGGCAGCCAAACATG GATGATGTGGGCAGCGGGTATCCTGGCATCGCTAGCGTCAATTACGTACCCCGCGATCAGTGCATTCGTGTCGATACATTCCAACCCGGACCAACAGG GAGTGGTTCAGGGTATGGTCACCGGAATGCGCGGCCTGTGCAACGGTTTGGGGCCGGCCATGTTCGGCGTCATATTCTACGTGTTTCACGTGGACCTGAACGACGAGCATAacgtgccggcggcggccggcggtcaCGCCCTGAACGggctcggt TACTCGCAGCTGATGCCGGGCCCACCGTTCGTGTTCGGTGCCCTGATGGTGATTTGTGcgatcgccgtcgccgccttCATTCCGGAAGTGCCGAGCGACAACATCCGGCGACCATCGGGTGAGAAGAAAA GACTCTCACTGGACGTGGATTATGAATACGAGCGTGGCCGGAAGGTGGCCGGCCCACTGTCACCCCTGATGCACCAGGATTCCGCGCAGCTATAG
- the LOC131205817 gene encoding hippocampus abundant transcript 1 protein isoform X2 — protein MTKKSLRKPIMVLRSRKTAIIKDGVITSSGIGEPSVYHALVVIFLEFFAWGLLTMPVINVLNQTFPDHTFLMNGLVMGIKGILSFLSAPLIGALSDVWGRKFFLLITVFFTCAPIPLMSINSWWFFAMISISGVFAVTFSVVFAYVADVTTVEDRSRAYGLVSATFAASLVISPALGAYLNDKYSEPLIVALATAIAVLDVFFILVAVPESLPEKVRPSSWGAPISWEQADPFAALRKVGLDQTILMQCVTVLLSYLPEAGQYSCIFVYLKLKMHFSSIDVSIFIAVVGILSILTQVILGDLMKALGAKRTIIIGLLFEMLQLLWYGFGSQTWMMWAAGILASLASITYPAISAFVSIHSNPDQQGVVQGMVTGMRGLCNGLGPAMFGVIFYVFHVDLNDEHNVPAAAGGHALNGLGAGGGIFDSSDARFVRNETLLHGGGGGVGASSGIGGVHHHIEDEYSQLMPGPPFVFGALMVICAIAVAAFIPEVPSDNIRRPSGLSLDVDYEYERGRKVAGPLSPLMHQDSAQL, from the exons ATGACGAAAAAATCGTTAAGAAAACCCATCATGGTGCTCCGAAGCCGTAAAACGGCCATCATAAAGGACGGCGTGATAACG AGTTCCGGCATCGGTGAGCCGAGCGTGTATCATGCCTTAGTAGTCATATTTTTGGAATTCTTCGCCTGGGGCCTGCTCACGATGCCCGTGATAAAT GTCCTCAATCAAACCTTCCCGGACCACACCTTCCTCATGAACGGGCTGGTGATGGGCATCAAGGGTATCCTGTCGTTCCTGAGTGCACCGCTCATCGGCGCCCTGTCGGACGTGTGGGGCCGGAAGTTTTTCCTGCTCATCACGGTGTTCTTCACCTGCGCTCCGATACCGCTGATGTCGATCAACTCGTG GTGGTTCTTTGCAATGATCTCAATCAGTGGCGTGTTCGCGGTAACGTTTTCGGTTGTGTTTGCGTACGTGGCTGACGTGACCACGGTAGAGGATCGGTCACGAGCCTACGGTCTGGTGTCGGCCACGTTTGCTGCCAGCTTA GTTATTTCACCCGCCCTGGGGGCGTATCTGAACGATAAGTACTCGGAGCCGCTGATCGTGGCCCTCGCGACTGCCATCGCCGTGCTGGATGTGTTCTTCAttctggtggcggtgccggaAAGTTTACCGGAGAAGGTTCGCCCCAGCTCGTGGGGGGCACCGATCAGCTGGGAGCAGGCAGATCCGTTTGCG GCACTCCGTAAGGTTGGTCTCGATCAAACGATCCTGATGCAGTGCGTCACGGTGCTGCTGTCGTATCTGCCCGAAGCTGGACAATATTCGTGCATCTTCGTCTATCTGAAGCTCAAGATGCACTTCAGCTCGATCGACGTGTCGATCTTCATTGCCGTCGTCGGTATACTAAGTATACTGACGCAGGTCATCCTAGGCGATCTAATGAA GGCACTTGGTGCGAAGCGTACAATAATAATAGGATTACTGTTCGAAATGTTGCAGCTTCTGTGGTACGGCTTTGGCAGCCAAACATG GATGATGTGGGCAGCGGGTATCCTGGCATCGCTAGCGTCAATTACGTACCCCGCGATCAGTGCATTCGTGTCGATACATTCCAACCCGGACCAACAGG GAGTGGTTCAGGGTATGGTCACCGGAATGCGCGGCCTGTGCAACGGTTTGGGGCCGGCCATGTTCGGCGTCATATTCTACGTGTTTCACGTGGACCTGAACGACGAGCATAacgtgccggcggcggccggcggtcaCGCCCTGAACGggctcggtgccggtggcggcataTTCGACAGTTCCGACGCGCGGTTCGTGCGCAACGAAACGCTGctgcacggtggtggtggtggcgtcggtgCGTCGTCCGGCATCGGTGGAGTGCACCATCATATCGAGGACGAGTACTCGCAGCTGATGCCGGGCCCACCGTTCGTGTTCGGTGCCCTGATGGTGATTTGTGcgatcgccgtcgccgccttCATTCCGGAAGTGCCGAGCGACAACATCCGGCGACCATCGG GACTCTCACTGGACGTGGATTATGAATACGAGCGTGGCCGGAAGGTGGCCGGCCCACTGTCACCCCTGATGCACCAGGATTCCGCGCAGCTATAG
- the LOC131205817 gene encoding hippocampus abundant transcript 1 protein isoform X1 has protein sequence MTKKSLRKPIMVLRSRKTAIIKDGVITSSGIGEPSVYHALVVIFLEFFAWGLLTMPVINVLNQTFPDHTFLMNGLVMGIKGILSFLSAPLIGALSDVWGRKFFLLITVFFTCAPIPLMSINSWWFFAMISISGVFAVTFSVVFAYVADVTTVEDRSRAYGLVSATFAASLVISPALGAYLNDKYSEPLIVALATAIAVLDVFFILVAVPESLPEKVRPSSWGAPISWEQADPFAALRKVGLDQTILMQCVTVLLSYLPEAGQYSCIFVYLKLKMHFSSIDVSIFIAVVGILSILTQVILGDLMKALGAKRTIIIGLLFEMLQLLWYGFGSQTWMMWAAGILASLASITYPAISAFVSIHSNPDQQGVVQGMVTGMRGLCNGLGPAMFGVIFYVFHVDLNDEHNVPAAAGGHALNGLGAGGGIFDSSDARFVRNETLLHGGGGGVGASSGIGGVHHHIEDEYSQLMPGPPFVFGALMVICAIAVAAFIPEVPSDNIRRPSGEKKRLSLDVDYEYERGRKVAGPLSPLMHQDSAQL, from the exons ATGACGAAAAAATCGTTAAGAAAACCCATCATGGTGCTCCGAAGCCGTAAAACGGCCATCATAAAGGACGGCGTGATAACG AGTTCCGGCATCGGTGAGCCGAGCGTGTATCATGCCTTAGTAGTCATATTTTTGGAATTCTTCGCCTGGGGCCTGCTCACGATGCCCGTGATAAAT GTCCTCAATCAAACCTTCCCGGACCACACCTTCCTCATGAACGGGCTGGTGATGGGCATCAAGGGTATCCTGTCGTTCCTGAGTGCACCGCTCATCGGCGCCCTGTCGGACGTGTGGGGCCGGAAGTTTTTCCTGCTCATCACGGTGTTCTTCACCTGCGCTCCGATACCGCTGATGTCGATCAACTCGTG GTGGTTCTTTGCAATGATCTCAATCAGTGGCGTGTTCGCGGTAACGTTTTCGGTTGTGTTTGCGTACGTGGCTGACGTGACCACGGTAGAGGATCGGTCACGAGCCTACGGTCTGGTGTCGGCCACGTTTGCTGCCAGCTTA GTTATTTCACCCGCCCTGGGGGCGTATCTGAACGATAAGTACTCGGAGCCGCTGATCGTGGCCCTCGCGACTGCCATCGCCGTGCTGGATGTGTTCTTCAttctggtggcggtgccggaAAGTTTACCGGAGAAGGTTCGCCCCAGCTCGTGGGGGGCACCGATCAGCTGGGAGCAGGCAGATCCGTTTGCG GCACTCCGTAAGGTTGGTCTCGATCAAACGATCCTGATGCAGTGCGTCACGGTGCTGCTGTCGTATCTGCCCGAAGCTGGACAATATTCGTGCATCTTCGTCTATCTGAAGCTCAAGATGCACTTCAGCTCGATCGACGTGTCGATCTTCATTGCCGTCGTCGGTATACTAAGTATACTGACGCAGGTCATCCTAGGCGATCTAATGAA GGCACTTGGTGCGAAGCGTACAATAATAATAGGATTACTGTTCGAAATGTTGCAGCTTCTGTGGTACGGCTTTGGCAGCCAAACATG GATGATGTGGGCAGCGGGTATCCTGGCATCGCTAGCGTCAATTACGTACCCCGCGATCAGTGCATTCGTGTCGATACATTCCAACCCGGACCAACAGG GAGTGGTTCAGGGTATGGTCACCGGAATGCGCGGCCTGTGCAACGGTTTGGGGCCGGCCATGTTCGGCGTCATATTCTACGTGTTTCACGTGGACCTGAACGACGAGCATAacgtgccggcggcggccggcggtcaCGCCCTGAACGggctcggtgccggtggcggcataTTCGACAGTTCCGACGCGCGGTTCGTGCGCAACGAAACGCTGctgcacggtggtggtggtggcgtcggtgCGTCGTCCGGCATCGGTGGAGTGCACCATCATATCGAGGACGAGTACTCGCAGCTGATGCCGGGCCCACCGTTCGTGTTCGGTGCCCTGATGGTGATTTGTGcgatcgccgtcgccgccttCATTCCGGAAGTGCCGAGCGACAACATCCGGCGACCATCGGGTGAGAAGAAAA GACTCTCACTGGACGTGGATTATGAATACGAGCGTGGCCGGAAGGTGGCCGGCCCACTGTCACCCCTGATGCACCAGGATTCCGCGCAGCTATAG
- the LOC131206677 gene encoding brachyurin-like, whose amino-acid sequence MKFCVSLAVLAFACAVLATDDIDWSKVRPMSRMPQFWRRLPKDILKQYLAEMRTMPANTRANSRIVNGEIAAEGQFAYQIAMLSNFAAGTGLCGGSVLSQNYVLTAAHCVEDATGGLVIYGAHDRTNAAEPSQVRIAFEASGINLHPNWNPALIRYDIATVRVVSPVTFTARIQPVTLPTLSDVGTDFAGFIGTVSGFGRFSDSIAEASTVLRYVSNPIQTNLACSIRFPGVVQPENICLSGDGGRGACQGDSGGPLTIQRGGTTVQLGVVSFGLALGCELNWPSVFARTTSFLTWIAANSDVTLLP is encoded by the coding sequence ATGAAGTTCTGCGTGTCGTTGGCGGTGCTCGCGTTCGCGTGTGCCGTTCTGGCCACCGACGATATCGACTGGTCGAAGGTACGCCCGATGAGCCGTATGCCACAGTTCTGGCGCCGCCTGCCGAAGGATATTCTGAAGCAGTACCTCGCGGAGATGCGCACCATGCCGGCCAACACGCGGGCCAATTCACGCATCGTGAACGGCGAAATCGCGGCTGAGGGTCAGTTCGCGTATCAGATCGCCATGCTGAGCAACTTTGCCGCCGGGACGGGTCTGTGCGGTGGTTCCGTGCTGAGCCAGAACTACGTGCTCACGGCCGCCCACTGCGTCGAGGATGCGACCGGTGGTCTGGTGATCTACGGAGCCCACGATCGCACGAACGCCGCCGAACCGAGCCAGGTTCGCATCGCGTTCGAAGCGTCCGGCATCAATCTCCACCCGAACTGGAACCCGGCGCTGATCCGGTACGATATTGCCACGGTGCGAGTCGTGTCGCCGGTCACCTTTACCGCCCGCATCCAGCCAGTGACCCTGCCGACGCTCAGCGATGTGGGAACCGATTTCGCCGGCTTCATCGGAACGGTGTCCGGCTTCGGGCGCTTCTCGGACTCGATCGCCGAAGCGTCGACCGTGCTGCGGTACGTGAGCAACCCGATTCAGACCAATCTGGCCTGCTCGATCCGCTTCCCGGGCGTCGTGCAGCCAGAAAACATTTGCCTCTCGGGTGACGGCGGTCGGGGCGCGTGCCAGGGAGATTCGGGCGGTCCGCTCACGATCCAGCgcggcggcaccaccgtcCAGCTGGGCGTCGTCTCGTTCGGTTTGGCACTCGGCTGCGAGCTCAACTGGCCGTCCGTGTTTGCCCGCACCACGTCCTTCCTCACCTGGATCGCGGCCAACTCCGACGTCACGCTGCTTCCATAG